One Cervus canadensis isolate Bull #8, Minnesota chromosome 1, ASM1932006v1, whole genome shotgun sequence genomic window carries:
- the MTRFR gene encoding mitochondrial translation release factor in rescue, which produces MSTSGLFRFPAPLTRVCPVPWGLRLCEKLLLLSPGTVATLVQAAGKKDRPALLSLDEHELEEQFVKGHGPGGQATNKTSNCVVLRHVPSGIVVKCHQTRSVDQNRKLARRILQEKVDVFYNGENSLVCREKREAEKRKQERKKRAKETLEKKKLLKEQWESSKNVPREDCRF; this is translated from the exons ATGAGTACCTCGGGTCTGTTCCGTTTTCCCGCCCCACTGACCAGAGTGTGCCCGGTGCCCTGGGGACTCCGGCTCTGCGAGAAGCTGCTGCTCCTTTCCCCAGGAACGGTGGCCACTCTGGTGCAGGCAGCTGGCAAGAAGGACCGCCCTGCGCTGCTCTCCCTGGATGAGCATGAGCTTGAAGAGCAGTTCGTGAAAGGCCACGGTCCAGGGGGCCAGGCAACCAACAAGACCAGCAACTGCGTGGTGCTGAGACACGTGCCCTCGGGCATTGTCGTCAAG TGCCACCAGACAAGATCCGTTGACCAAAACAGAAAGCTAGCTCGGAGAATCCTGCAAGAGAAAGTGGACGTCTTCTACAATGGCGAAAACAGTCTCGTTTGCAGAGAAAAACGCgaggcagagaagagaaagcaagaaagaaaaaaaagagcaaaggaaaccctCGAGAAAAAGAAACTCTTGAAAGAACAATGGGAATCCAGTAAAAATGTGCCCAGAGAGGACTGCAGGTTCTGA